One Athene noctua chromosome 30, bAthNoc1.hap1.1, whole genome shotgun sequence genomic region harbors:
- the LOC141971967 gene encoding inhibin beta C chain-like codes for MAARGAGLWLLLAAVLCAAAEPRCPSCAAGAERRLLEEAAKRQLLEKLRLRERPRLPHSVPRAAVARALRRLQAGGARRGPDDEEQGYEIISFAEPEPTSPSVLGLQFQFSRTQDQDLHILQAQLWLYLRVPRDLVASLTLRIFLAGGDGDLVGGNRTLLSERRLSAKGSGWRAFTLMPALQSFFEGEHRTLRLELESHGDGGDITAVVNASWSYQPFLVAKAKVWEPGHHVAKRSLRCSQNSNLCCRKDYYVDFRDIGWNDWIIKPEGYQINYCVGQCPLHVAGSPGMASSFHTAVFNLVKANNIQASGHSCCVPTRRRPLSVLYFDRNSNIVKTDIPDMIVDACGCS; via the exons ATGGCGGCGCGAGGCGCGGgcctgtggctgctgctggcGGCGGTGCTGTGCGCGGCGGCGGAGCCACGCTGCCCGTCGtgcgcggcgggcgcggagcggcggctgCTGGAGGAGGCGGCCAAGCGGCAGCTGCTGGAGAAGCTGCGGCTCCGCGAGCGGCCGAGGCTCCCCCACTCCGTGCCCCGCGCTGCCGTGGCCCGCGCCCTGCGGCGGCTGCAGGCGGGTGGCGCTCGCCGGGGCCCCGACGACGAGGAGCAGGGCTACGAGATCATCAGCTTCGCGGAGCCAG AGCCCACGTCTCCCTCTGTCTTGGGGCTGCAGTTCCAGTTCAGCCGTACACAAGACCAGGACCTTCACATCCTGCAGGCTCAGCTTTGGCTCTACCTTCGAGTTCCCCGAGACCTGGTAGCCAGCCTCACCCTGAGAATCTTCCTTGCCGGTGGGGACGGTGACTTGGTGGGGGGCAATCGCACGTTGCTGAGTGAGAGGCGACTGAGTGCTAAGGGCAGTGGCTGGCGTGCTTTCACCCTCATGCCTGCCCTGCAGAGCTTCTTTGAGGGAGAGCACAGGACCCTGAGACTGGAACTGGAAAGCCACGGGGACGGGGGTGATATCACAGCAGTAGTCAATGCCAGCTGGTCCTACCAGCCCTTCTTGGTGGCCAAGGCAAAGGTGTGGGAGCCGGGACACCACGTGGCCAAGCGCAGCCTCCGCTGCAGCCAGAACTCCAACCTTTGTTGCCGCAAGGACTACTACGTGGATTTCCGTGACATCGGTTGGAACGACTGGATCATTAAGCCTGAGGGCTACCAGATAAACTACTGTGTGGGCCAGTGCCCTTTACATGTGGCAGGCAGCCCTGGCATGGCCTCTTCTTTCCACACAGCTGTCTTCAACCTTGTCAAAGCTAATAACATCCAGGCATCAGGGCACTCCTGCTGTGTGCCCACGCGACGCCGGCCACTCTCTGTCCTCTACTTTGATCGCAATAGCAACATTGTCAAGACTGACATCCCTGACATGATTGTTGATGCCTGTGGCTGTAGCTAG